Proteins from a genomic interval of Streptomyces fodineus:
- a CDS encoding YbjQ family protein produces MGLEDYGGGQGPQPDVLVVTTNDVPGYRVQQVIGEVFGLTVRSRHLGSQIGAGLKSMIGGELKGLTKTLVQTRNQAMERLVEQARARGANAVLAFRFDVTEAADVGTEVCAYGTAVVLAQE; encoded by the coding sequence ATGGGACTCGAAGACTACGGCGGCGGCCAGGGTCCGCAGCCTGATGTGCTGGTCGTCACGACGAACGACGTGCCCGGCTACCGGGTGCAGCAGGTGATCGGCGAGGTCTTCGGACTCACCGTACGGTCGCGGCATCTCGGCAGCCAGATCGGCGCCGGGCTGAAGTCGATGATCGGCGGCGAGCTGAAGGGGCTCACCAAGACGCTCGTGCAGACCCGCAACCAGGCCATGGAACGCCTGGTGGAGCAGGCACGCGCGCGTGGCGCCAACGCAGTGCTGGCGTTCCGGTTCGATGTGACCGAGGCCGCCGACGTGGGCACCGAGGTGTGCGCCTACGGCACGGCGGTGGTCCTGGCCCAGGAGTGA
- a CDS encoding glutamate decarboxylase: MALHKGPEKRQERTMSVNPFYGEANPVGGMTEAPPTHRLPDAPLAPSTAYQLVHDELMLDGNSRLNLATFVTTWMEPQAGVLMAECRDKNMIDKDEYPRTAELERRCVAMLADLWNAPDPSAAVGCSTTGSSEACMLAGMALKRRWAGRNADRYPGARPNLVMGVNVQVCWEKFCNFWEVETRLVPMEGDRFHLDPQAAVELCDENTIGVVGILGSTFDGSYEPVADLCAALDALQERTGLDIPVHVDGASGGMVAPFLDPDLVWDFRLPRVASINTSGHKYGLVYPGVGWALWRDEEALPEELVFRVNYLGGDMPTFALNFSRPGAQVVAQYYTFLRLGREGYRAVQQSTRDVATSLAGRIEALGDFRLLTRGDELPVFAFTTAPDVTSYDVFDVSRRLRESGWLVPAYTFPANRQDLSVLRVVCRNGFSHDLADLFLDDLARLVPELRRQPHPLTRDKGAATGFHH, encoded by the coding sequence ATGGCCCTGCACAAAGGTCCCGAGAAACGCCAAGAGCGGACGATGTCGGTCAACCCGTTCTACGGAGAGGCCAATCCGGTCGGCGGCATGACCGAGGCCCCGCCCACGCACCGGCTCCCGGACGCGCCGCTGGCCCCGTCGACGGCGTACCAGCTGGTGCACGACGAGCTGATGCTGGACGGCAACTCCCGGCTGAATCTGGCCACGTTCGTGACCACCTGGATGGAGCCGCAGGCCGGGGTGCTGATGGCGGAGTGCCGGGACAAGAACATGATCGACAAGGACGAGTACCCGCGCACGGCCGAGCTGGAGCGGCGCTGTGTGGCGATGCTCGCCGACCTGTGGAACGCGCCCGATCCGTCGGCGGCGGTGGGCTGTTCGACGACCGGGTCGAGCGAGGCGTGCATGCTCGCCGGGATGGCACTGAAACGACGGTGGGCCGGCCGGAACGCCGACCGCTATCCGGGGGCGCGGCCCAACCTGGTCATGGGCGTCAACGTCCAGGTGTGCTGGGAGAAGTTCTGCAACTTCTGGGAGGTGGAGACCCGGCTGGTGCCCATGGAGGGCGACCGGTTCCACCTGGACCCGCAGGCCGCCGTGGAGCTGTGCGACGAGAACACCATCGGGGTCGTCGGCATCCTCGGCTCGACCTTCGACGGCTCCTACGAGCCGGTCGCCGACCTGTGCGCCGCCCTGGACGCCCTCCAGGAGCGCACGGGGCTCGACATCCCGGTGCACGTGGACGGCGCGTCCGGCGGCATGGTGGCGCCCTTCCTGGACCCGGACCTGGTGTGGGACTTCCGGCTGCCGCGCGTGGCCTCGATCAACACCTCCGGGCACAAGTACGGACTGGTGTATCCGGGCGTCGGCTGGGCGCTGTGGCGGGACGAGGAGGCTCTGCCCGAGGAACTGGTCTTCCGGGTCAACTACCTGGGCGGCGACATGCCGACCTTCGCCCTCAACTTCTCCCGTCCCGGCGCCCAGGTGGTCGCGCAGTACTACACCTTCCTGCGGCTCGGCCGCGAGGGCTACCGCGCGGTGCAGCAGTCCACGCGGGACGTGGCGACCTCGCTGGCCGGGCGGATCGAGGCGCTCGGCGACTTCCGGCTGCTGACCCGGGGCGACGAGCTGCCGGTCTTCGCCTTCACCACCGCCCCGGACGTGACGTCGTACGACGTCTTCGACGTCTCGCGGCGGCTGCGCGAGAGCGGCTGGCTGGTGCCCGCGTACACCTTCCCGGCGAACCGGCAGGACCTGTCCGTGCTCCGGGTGGTGTGCCGCAACGGCTTCTCCCACGACCTGGCCGACCTGTTCCTGGACGACCTGGCCCGCCTGGTGCCGGAGCTGCGCCGGCAGCCGCATCCCCTGACCCGGGACAAGGGGGCGGCCACCGGCTTCCATCACTAG
- a CDS encoding ATP-binding cassette domain-containing protein, which translates to MADTAITVEDARKTYGTKHALHGLDLHVARGTVHAVLGPNGAGKTTLVRILATLLRPDGGRIEVAGHDVTAEPRAVRRRIGLLGQYAALDEQLDGRQNLQMFARLHHLGARHARVRATELLERFGLTGTGRTPVARYSGGMRRRLDLAASLITDPEVLFLDEPTTGLDPRGRAEVWAAVRSLAGAGTTVLLTTQYLEEADQLADRIAFVDHGRVVAGGTPDELKTLTGGDRVDVVLRDTGQLAAATAQLPLTGVCVDADRRLLSAPVTDRMAALSEVVRGLERAGIEAEDIALRRPTLDEVFLHLTGPDRRTTEVAA; encoded by the coding sequence ATGGCCGACACGGCGATCACCGTCGAGGACGCACGTAAGACCTACGGCACGAAACACGCTCTGCACGGGCTCGACCTGCACGTCGCCCGCGGCACCGTGCACGCCGTACTCGGCCCGAACGGCGCGGGCAAGACCACCCTGGTCCGGATCCTGGCCACGCTGCTCAGGCCCGACGGCGGCCGCATCGAGGTCGCCGGCCACGACGTGACGGCCGAGCCCCGTGCCGTCCGCCGCCGCATCGGTCTGCTGGGCCAGTACGCCGCCCTGGACGAGCAGCTGGACGGCCGGCAGAACCTTCAGATGTTCGCCCGCCTGCACCACCTCGGTGCCCGCCACGCGCGCGTGCGCGCCACCGAACTCCTGGAGCGCTTCGGCCTCACCGGCACCGGCCGCACCCCGGTCGCCCGCTACAGCGGCGGTATGCGCCGCCGCCTCGACCTCGCCGCCTCCCTGATCACCGACCCCGAGGTGCTGTTCCTCGACGAGCCCACCACCGGCCTCGACCCCCGTGGCCGCGCCGAGGTCTGGGCCGCCGTCCGCTCCCTGGCCGGCGCCGGTACGACGGTCCTGCTCACCACCCAGTACCTGGAGGAGGCCGACCAGCTCGCCGACCGCATCGCCTTCGTGGACCACGGCCGGGTCGTCGCCGGCGGCACGCCCGACGAGCTGAAGACCCTCACCGGCGGCGACCGCGTCGACGTCGTCCTGCGCGACACCGGCCAACTCGCCGCCGCCACAGCCCAACTGCCGCTCACCGGAGTCTGCGTCGACGCCGACCGGCGGCTGCTGAGCGCCCCGGTCACCGACCGCATGGCCGCGCTCTCGGAGGTCGTACGAGGGCTGGAGCGGGCCGGTATCGAGGCCGAGGACATCGCCCTGCGCCGCCCCACCCTGGACGAGGTGTTCCTGCACCTGACGGGACCGGACCGGCGTACGACGGAGGTGGCCGCGTGA
- a CDS encoding inorganic diphosphatase, which produces MEFDVTIEIPKGSRNKYEVDHETGRIRLDRRLFTSTAYPTDYGFVENTLGEDGDPLDALVILDEPTFPGCLIKCRAIGMFRMTDEAGGDDKLLCVPATDPRVEHLRDIHHVSEFDRLEIQHFFEVYKDLEPGKSVEGANWVGRTDAEVEIERSYKRFKEQGGH; this is translated from the coding sequence GTGGAGTTCGACGTCACGATCGAGATCCCGAAGGGTTCGCGCAACAAGTACGAGGTGGACCACGAGACCGGTCGGATCCGCCTGGACCGTCGCCTCTTCACCTCGACCGCCTACCCGACCGACTACGGCTTCGTCGAGAACACCCTCGGCGAGGACGGCGACCCGCTGGACGCGCTGGTCATCCTGGACGAGCCGACCTTCCCGGGCTGCCTGATCAAGTGCCGCGCCATCGGCATGTTCCGTATGACGGACGAGGCGGGCGGCGACGACAAGCTGCTGTGCGTTCCGGCCACCGACCCGCGTGTGGAGCACCTGCGCGACATCCACCACGTGTCGGAGTTCGACCGTCTGGAGATCCAGCACTTCTTCGAGGTGTACAAGGACCTGGAGCCCGGCAAGTCGGTCGAGGGCGCCAACTGGGTGGGCCGCACGGACGCCGAGGTGGAGATCGAGCGGTCCTACAAGCGCTTCAAGGAGCAGGGCGGCCACTGA
- the dacB gene encoding D-alanyl-D-alanine carboxypeptidase/D-alanyl-D-alanine-endopeptidase has translation MERIANAVRPRLARAGAAVEPQVARLTRALRSRPEFLRLPRPRAVRTWQYTAGAATAGLALAAAVVTAAGPWDADGQRTAERDRAAALERSGGADHDATGATAAEPRPAPSAGPVLVGLDGRPGAVGTMKAPPVGKALSDVLGPLLNAPALGGDHAAAVVDVTTGRRLYGADEGKALTPASTTKIATAVAALSALGPDHRLTTRAVLEPDTGELVLVGGGDPTLTTQKKAGNWASLRTLAANTAKALHKRGIHKVTLSYDTTLYSGPDLHPIGVNDNLAPVSALIADEGRTDGSTSGPVPRVSDPANDAAGEFAGFLQDAGITTTPPGPSKATTRAQTLATVSSPPLSALVERMLTNSDNDIAEALARQTALTSGQPGSFDGGAKAISARLTKLGLPMSGASFHDGSGLDRDDRLTAGLLTGLLVTAGDPDRPGLRPVLTGLPVAGFTGTLADRYTDSAAGVVRAKTGTLTGVNTLAGTVVDADGRLLAFAFMASGTTDAAAAESALDKTATALADCGCH, from the coding sequence ATGGAGCGGATCGCGAACGCCGTACGACCGCGTCTGGCACGGGCCGGTGCGGCCGTCGAGCCGCAGGTCGCGCGGTTGACGCGGGCCCTGCGGTCAAGGCCCGAGTTCCTGCGCCTCCCGCGTCCGCGGGCGGTCAGGACCTGGCAGTACACCGCGGGCGCCGCCACCGCCGGCCTGGCGCTCGCCGCCGCAGTGGTGACCGCCGCCGGACCCTGGGACGCCGACGGTCAGCGTACGGCCGAGCGGGACCGGGCCGCCGCCCTGGAGCGGTCAGGTGGCGCAGATCACGACGCGACCGGTGCGACGGCGGCGGAACCCCGGCCCGCGCCGAGCGCCGGACCCGTCCTGGTGGGCCTGGACGGCCGGCCGGGCGCCGTCGGCACCATGAAGGCCCCGCCGGTCGGAAAGGCCCTCTCGGACGTCCTGGGGCCCCTCCTGAACGCCCCCGCGCTCGGCGGCGACCACGCGGCCGCCGTCGTCGACGTGACCACCGGCAGGCGTCTGTACGGCGCCGACGAGGGCAAGGCCCTCACCCCCGCCTCCACCACCAAGATCGCCACCGCCGTGGCCGCCCTGTCCGCCCTGGGCCCCGACCACCGGCTCACCACCCGTGCCGTCCTCGAACCCGACACCGGCGAACTCGTCCTGGTCGGCGGCGGCGACCCGACCCTCACCACGCAGAAGAAGGCCGGCAACTGGGCCAGCCTGCGCACGCTCGCGGCGAACACCGCGAAGGCACTCCACAAGCGCGGCATCCACAAGGTCACGCTCTCCTACGACACGACCCTCTACTCCGGCCCCGACCTGCACCCCATCGGCGTCAACGACAACCTCGCGCCCGTCAGCGCCCTGATCGCCGACGAGGGCCGCACCGACGGCTCCACCAGCGGCCCGGTGCCCCGCGTGAGCGACCCGGCGAACGACGCGGCGGGCGAGTTCGCGGGCTTCCTCCAGGACGCGGGCATCACCACCACGCCCCCCGGCCCCTCCAAGGCCACCACGCGCGCGCAGACGCTCGCCACCGTCTCCTCGCCCCCGCTGTCCGCCCTGGTCGAGCGCATGCTGACCAACAGCGACAACGACATCGCCGAGGCCCTGGCCCGCCAGACGGCCCTCACCAGCGGCCAGCCAGGCAGCTTCGACGGCGGCGCCAAGGCGATCTCCGCCCGGCTCACCAAGCTGGGCCTGCCGATGTCCGGCGCCTCCTTCCACGACGGCAGCGGCCTCGACCGCGACGACCGGCTCACCGCCGGTCTCCTCACCGGGCTGCTGGTCACGGCCGGCGACCCGGACCGCCCCGGCCTGCGCCCCGTCCTCACCGGCCTGCCCGTCGCCGGCTTCACCGGCACCCTGGCCGACCGCTACACCGACAGCGCGGCAGGCGTCGTACGCGCCAAGACCGGCACCCTGACCGGCGTCAACACCCTCGCCGGCACGGTCGTCGACGCCGACGGCCGCCTTCTGGCCTTCGCCTTCATGGCCTCCGGCACGACGGACGCCGCGGCGGCCGAATCGGCCCTGGACAAGACGGCGACAGCGCTGGCGGACTGCGGCTGCCACTAG
- a CDS encoding MerR family transcriptional regulator translates to MSYSVGQVAGFAGITVRTLHHYDEIGLLAPGERTYAGHRRYTDADLDRLQQILFYRELGFPLDEVAVLLDDPDADPRAHLRRQHELLTARIEKLQKMAAAVEHAMEARKMGINLTPEERFEVFGDDDPFKEEYAQEAEQRWGNTEAWAESQRRAARYGKEDWKRLKDEGDDWNERYVALLAAGEPPTGEAAMDMAEEHRQHITRWFYEVPYTMHRCLAEMYISDARFTAYYDAMRPGFAQHLRDAILANADRHTA, encoded by the coding sequence GTGAGCTACTCCGTGGGACAGGTCGCGGGGTTCGCCGGAATCACGGTGCGCACCCTGCACCACTACGACGAGATCGGCCTGCTCGCACCCGGCGAGCGCACCTACGCCGGCCACCGGCGCTACACCGACGCCGACCTCGACCGGCTCCAGCAGATCCTGTTCTACCGGGAGCTCGGCTTCCCGCTCGACGAGGTCGCGGTCCTGCTCGACGACCCGGACGCGGACCCGCGCGCACACCTGCGCCGCCAGCACGAACTGCTGACCGCCCGGATCGAGAAGCTCCAGAAGATGGCCGCGGCCGTGGAGCACGCCATGGAGGCACGCAAGATGGGCATCAACCTCACCCCGGAAGAGCGGTTCGAGGTGTTCGGGGACGACGACCCCTTCAAGGAGGAGTACGCCCAGGAGGCGGAGCAGCGCTGGGGGAACACCGAGGCGTGGGCCGAGTCCCAGCGCCGCGCCGCCCGCTACGGCAAGGAGGACTGGAAGCGCCTCAAGGACGAGGGCGACGACTGGAACGAGCGGTACGTCGCCCTGCTGGCCGCGGGTGAGCCGCCGACGGGCGAGGCCGCCATGGACATGGCCGAGGAGCACCGGCAGCACATCACCAGGTGGTTCTACGAGGTGCCGTACACCATGCACCGCTGCCTCGCCGAGATGTACATCTCCGACGCGCGCTTCACCGCCTACTACGACGCCATGCGCCCCGGTTTCGCCCAGCACCTGCGCGACGCGATCCTCGCCAACGCCGACCGGCACACGGCCTGA
- a CDS encoding threonine/serine ThrE exporter family protein, translating to MTEAEDRKPRSDEARYDPEVTSEFAIPVGIEVPEGGGEPETTSEFAVPRGLAVPHAPSAEPEGSAFTPPSTYSAKEAPSAFTPATGVPLVTLVKDAPWQDRMRTMLRMPVTERPAPEPVQREGEDGGPAVPRVLDLTLRIGELLLAGGEGAEDVEAAMFAVCRSYGLDRCEPNVTFTLLSISHQPSLVDDPVTASRTVRRRGTDYTRLAAVFQLVDDLTDPETHVSLEEAYRRLAEIRRNRHPYPGWGLTLASGLLAGAASVLVGGDLIVFVAAAVGAMLGDRLAWLCAGRGLPEFYQFMVAAMPPAAIGVAFALAHVDVKASAVVTGGLFALLPGRALVAGVQDGLTGFYITASARLLEVLYFFVGIVAGVLVVLYFGVKIGGKLNPDAALMINQRPLIQIAASMLLSLTFAVLLQQERSTVLWVTLNGGVAWSVYGAMHYVGGISPVASTAVAAGLVGLFGQLLSRYRFASALPYTTAAIGPLLPGSATYFGLLNMAQNEVNKGLVSLANAASLAMAIAIGVNLGSEIFRLFLRVGSGGKRRAAKRTRGF from the coding sequence GTGACGGAGGCGGAGGACCGCAAGCCCCGGTCGGACGAGGCGCGGTACGACCCGGAGGTCACGTCCGAGTTCGCCATCCCCGTGGGCATCGAGGTCCCGGAGGGTGGCGGCGAGCCGGAGACCACGTCCGAGTTCGCGGTGCCGCGGGGCCTGGCGGTGCCCCACGCGCCGAGTGCCGAGCCGGAGGGATCGGCGTTCACCCCGCCGAGCACCTACAGCGCCAAGGAGGCCCCGTCGGCGTTCACGCCGGCCACCGGGGTGCCGCTGGTCACCCTGGTCAAGGACGCGCCCTGGCAGGACCGGATGCGCACCATGCTGCGCATGCCGGTGACCGAGCGGCCCGCGCCGGAGCCGGTGCAGCGGGAGGGGGAGGACGGCGGCCCGGCCGTCCCGCGCGTGCTCGACCTGACGCTGCGTATCGGGGAGCTGCTGCTGGCCGGCGGTGAGGGCGCGGAGGACGTCGAGGCCGCGATGTTCGCGGTGTGCCGGTCCTACGGCCTCGACCGCTGCGAGCCGAACGTCACCTTCACCCTGCTGTCGATCTCGCACCAGCCGTCGCTGGTGGACGACCCGGTGACGGCGTCGCGGACGGTACGGCGGCGGGGCACCGACTACACACGGCTCGCGGCCGTGTTCCAGCTGGTGGACGACCTGACCGACCCGGAGACCCATGTCTCCCTGGAGGAGGCCTACCGGCGGCTGGCGGAGATCCGCCGCAACCGGCACCCCTACCCCGGCTGGGGCCTGACCCTGGCCAGCGGTCTGCTGGCCGGTGCGGCCTCCGTGCTGGTCGGCGGTGATCTGATCGTGTTCGTCGCGGCGGCCGTCGGCGCGATGCTCGGCGACCGGCTGGCCTGGCTGTGCGCGGGGCGCGGGCTGCCGGAGTTCTACCAGTTCATGGTCGCCGCGATGCCGCCCGCGGCAATCGGGGTGGCGTTCGCGCTGGCGCATGTGGACGTGAAGGCGTCCGCCGTCGTCACCGGTGGGCTGTTCGCGCTGCTGCCGGGACGGGCGCTGGTGGCGGGCGTGCAGGACGGTCTGACGGGCTTCTACATCACCGCCTCGGCCCGCCTGCTGGAGGTCCTGTACTTCTTCGTGGGCATCGTCGCCGGTGTGCTGGTCGTCCTGTACTTCGGGGTGAAGATCGGCGGCAAACTGAACCCGGACGCGGCGCTCATGATCAACCAACGGCCGCTGATCCAGATCGCGGCCTCCATGCTGCTGTCGCTGACCTTCGCGGTGCTGCTCCAGCAGGAGCGGTCGACCGTGCTGTGGGTGACCCTCAACGGGGGCGTGGCCTGGTCGGTGTACGGCGCGATGCACTACGTCGGCGGCATCTCGCCCGTGGCGTCCACGGCCGTGGCGGCGGGGCTGGTGGGGCTGTTCGGGCAGTTGCTGTCCCGATACCGGTTCGCCTCGGCGCTGCCCTATACGACGGCCGCGATCGGGCCGCTGCTGCCCGGCTCCGCCACGTATTTCGGGCTGCTGAACATGGCCCAGAACGAGGTGAACAAGGGGCTGGTGTCGCTGGCCAACGCGGCGTCGCTGGCCATGGCGATCGCCATCGGGGTCAATCTGGGGTCGGAGATCTTCCGGCTGTTCCTGAGGGTCGGGTCCGGGGGGAAGCGGCGGGCCGCCAAGCGGACCAGGGGATTCTGA
- a CDS encoding DedA family protein: MMTLALGPSWLDPNHLLNVYGIWGLLLVVFAESGLLIGFFLPGDSLLFTCGLLITSHQMHFPLWGAIGLICLAAILGDQAGYMFGKKVGPSLFNRPDSRLFKQENVTKAHEFFEKYGPKSLVLARFVPVVRTFTPIIAGVSGMKYRSFLTFNVIGGALWGAGVTLLGSWLGNIGFVKSNIEAILILIVLVSVVPIGIEFLRARAKEKKAAQATPEVSRPAPPVMDDATTRLRRIEPQQPYQQPEPYRQQPEQQYQQPQQYQQPQQEQQPQQEQQYWHQGYDQQQYYGHQQYPQQQYDEHQNQHQNQHQHQNQHQNQHQNQHQNQHQYPYDYRQH; the protein is encoded by the coding sequence GTGATGACACTTGCCCTCGGCCCGAGCTGGCTGGACCCCAATCATCTGCTCAACGTGTACGGCATCTGGGGCCTGCTGCTCGTCGTCTTCGCCGAGTCCGGCCTGCTCATCGGGTTCTTCCTCCCCGGTGACTCGCTGCTGTTCACCTGCGGCCTGCTGATCACCTCCCACCAGATGCACTTCCCGCTGTGGGGCGCGATCGGCCTGATCTGCCTCGCCGCGATCCTGGGCGACCAGGCGGGCTACATGTTCGGCAAGAAGGTCGGCCCGTCCCTGTTCAACCGCCCGGACTCCCGCCTGTTCAAGCAGGAGAACGTCACCAAGGCGCACGAGTTCTTCGAGAAGTACGGCCCGAAGTCCCTGGTCCTGGCCCGCTTCGTGCCCGTGGTCCGCACCTTCACGCCGATCATCGCCGGCGTCAGCGGCATGAAGTACCGCTCGTTCCTGACCTTCAACGTCATCGGCGGCGCCCTGTGGGGCGCGGGCGTCACCCTGCTCGGCTCCTGGCTGGGCAACATCGGCTTCGTCAAGAGCAACATCGAGGCGATCCTGATCCTGATCGTCCTCGTCTCCGTGGTTCCGATCGGCATCGAGTTCCTGCGGGCCCGCGCCAAGGAGAAGAAGGCCGCCCAGGCGACACCGGAGGTCTCCCGCCCGGCCCCGCCGGTCATGGACGACGCCACGACGAGGCTGCGCCGCATCGAGCCGCAGCAGCCGTACCAGCAGCCGGAGCCGTACCGGCAGCAGCCCGAGCAGCAGTACCAGCAGCCGCAGCAGTACCAGCAGCCGCAGCAGGAACAGCAGCCGCAACAGGAACAGCAGTACTGGCACCAGGGTTACGACCAGCAGCAGTACTACGGCCACCAGCAGTACCCGCAGCAGCAGTACGACGAGCACCAGAACCAGCACCAGAACCAGCACCAGCACCAGAACCAGCACCAGAACCAGCACCAGAACCAGCACCAGAACCAGCACCAGTACCCGTACGACTACCGCCAGCACTAG
- a CDS encoding ABC transporter permease — MSAYVLSDSWTMTRRELAHWARQPGQALVGLVFPVMLLLMFGYLIGGGRGVSGDYVDYLVPGMLALTMAFGLEGTMLAVTQDLTKGVIDRFRSLPMADGAVLVGRSAADMLQSAAALALTAGVAYALGWRAHGGAGALLAAAGLLLLFRFAMLWIGIHLALVAGRPEMVQAVQILVWPVGFLSNAIAARDSMPHWLGTAVQWNPLSQTATAVRDLLGGPGGAPGHVWPAVLWPLALLAVFLPLAVRKFARLGR, encoded by the coding sequence GTGAGCGCGTACGTACTCTCGGACTCCTGGACCATGACCCGGCGCGAACTCGCCCACTGGGCACGGCAGCCGGGGCAGGCGCTGGTCGGGCTGGTCTTCCCGGTGATGCTCCTGCTGATGTTCGGCTATCTGATCGGCGGCGGCCGGGGCGTGAGCGGCGACTACGTCGACTACCTGGTGCCCGGCATGCTCGCGCTCACCATGGCCTTCGGCCTGGAGGGCACCATGCTCGCGGTGACCCAGGACCTCACCAAGGGCGTCATCGACCGGTTCCGCTCGCTGCCCATGGCGGACGGGGCGGTCCTGGTGGGCCGTTCGGCGGCCGACATGCTCCAGTCGGCCGCCGCGCTGGCGCTGACGGCCGGTGTGGCGTACGCGCTCGGCTGGCGGGCGCACGGCGGCGCCGGGGCCCTCCTGGCCGCCGCCGGCCTGCTCCTGCTGTTCCGCTTCGCCATGCTGTGGATCGGCATCCATCTCGCCCTGGTCGCAGGCCGCCCCGAGATGGTCCAGGCCGTGCAGATCCTGGTCTGGCCGGTCGGTTTCCTCTCCAACGCCATTGCCGCCCGCGACTCCATGCCGCACTGGCTGGGCACGGCCGTGCAGTGGAACCCCCTGTCCCAGACGGCGACGGCCGTACGAGACCTCCTGGGCGGCCCCGGCGGCGCACCGGGCCATGTGTGGCCCGCGGTGCTGTGGCCGCTCGCGCTGCTGGCGGTCTTCCTCCCGCTGGCGGTACGGAAGTTCGCCCGCCTGGGCCGGTAG
- a CDS encoding ion channel protein encodes MAQETDASQAPPTAPTAPARALLPYILPAAAVGVVASLVFVGVSAGAELLQRVLWGPLPDALGVGRSSVAWVFVMLVATGTAVGLVVWKMPGHAGPDPATLGLNAPVMPLVVMPGLVLATGLMLAGGPSLGPENPIIAVNVGLAAWFGGRLLPRTPGAVWPMLAESATIGALFGTPVAAALVISEALAGRPMRGRLWDNLFAPLTAGACGAVTTTLVAHPTFDLGLPPMGHPHAKDFLAAVVIASATALLGMCAVYAFPLVHAAFRRLRHPMLMLPAGGVVLGALGALGGHLTLFKGLSEVGKLARHPDGWSAGQFAGMAVVKLAALLVAASCGFRGGRIFPAVFVGSALGLCAHALVPAVHPSVGVATGVLGMLLAVTRQGWVSLFTAAVLVASPGLLALLCIASLPAWLLVTGRAQMQLRADGTPIR; translated from the coding sequence GTGGCCCAGGAAACCGACGCGTCGCAGGCGCCTCCGACCGCTCCTACGGCCCCGGCGCGGGCCCTGCTGCCGTACATCCTGCCCGCCGCGGCCGTGGGGGTGGTCGCGAGCCTGGTCTTCGTCGGGGTGAGCGCGGGGGCGGAGCTGCTCCAGCGCGTGCTGTGGGGGCCGCTGCCGGACGCGCTCGGCGTGGGCCGCTCCTCGGTGGCGTGGGTGTTCGTCATGCTCGTGGCGACCGGGACCGCCGTCGGTCTGGTGGTCTGGAAGATGCCCGGGCACGCCGGTCCCGACCCGGCCACCCTCGGTCTGAACGCCCCCGTGATGCCGCTGGTCGTGATGCCGGGACTGGTGCTGGCGACCGGGCTGATGCTGGCCGGCGGCCCGAGCCTCGGCCCGGAGAACCCGATCATCGCCGTGAACGTGGGCCTCGCGGCCTGGTTCGGCGGGCGCCTGCTGCCCCGGACACCGGGCGCCGTGTGGCCGATGCTGGCCGAGTCGGCGACGATCGGCGCACTGTTCGGCACGCCGGTGGCGGCGGCGCTGGTCATCTCCGAGGCGCTGGCCGGACGCCCGATGCGGGGCCGGCTCTGGGACAACCTGTTCGCGCCGCTGACCGCCGGCGCGTGCGGGGCCGTGACAACCACGCTGGTGGCCCATCCGACCTTCGACCTGGGCCTGCCGCCCATGGGGCACCCGCACGCGAAGGACTTCCTGGCGGCCGTGGTGATCGCCTCGGCCACCGCGCTGCTCGGCATGTGCGCGGTGTACGCCTTCCCGCTCGTCCACGCGGCCTTCCGGCGGCTGCGGCACCCGATGCTGATGCTTCCGGCCGGCGGGGTCGTACTGGGCGCCCTGGGGGCCCTGGGCGGCCATCTGACGCTCTTCAAGGGGCTGTCGGAGGTCGGGAAGCTGGCCCGGCACCCGGACGGCTGGTCGGCGGGGCAGTTCGCCGGGATGGCGGTGGTGAAGCTGGCCGCGCTGCTCGTCGCCGCGTCCTGCGGTTTCCGCGGCGGCCGTATCTTCCCGGCGGTCTTCGTCGGCAGCGCCCTGGGCCTGTGCGCCCACGCACTCGTTCCCGCCGTTCATCCCTCGGTCGGCGTGGCGACGGGCGTCCTGGGCATGCTCCTGGCGGTCACGCGGCAGGGCTGGGTGAGCCTGTTCACGGCCGCCGTCCTGGTCGCCTCACCGGGCCTCCTCGCCCTGCTGTGCATCGCCTCGCTGCCGGCCTGGCTGCTGGTGACGGGGCGCGCGCAGATGCAGTTGCGCGCGGACGGCACCCCGATCCGCTGA